Proteins encoded in a region of the Acidimicrobiales bacterium genome:
- a CDS encoding acyl-CoA dehydrogenase family protein, with product GGGGGGLHAKMQRMLDQVVAYCRTTTRDGVLLIRDPIIRSQLAELALMVETERLLSYESLGNHENRRPPVFAGALGVVVMKEGQSRFAQLCNQIIGPLGQVREGSRWAPMGGDPEAWYRQSYANHAGGAPQVKRMVLATRGLGLPR from the coding sequence CGGCGGGGGCGGGGGCGGCCTGCACGCCAAGATGCAGCGCATGCTCGACCAGGTCGTGGCCTACTGCCGGACCACGACCCGGGACGGCGTCCTGCTGATCAGGGACCCGATCATCCGCTCGCAGCTCGCCGAGCTGGCCCTGATGGTCGAGACCGAACGGCTCCTGTCCTACGAGTCGCTGGGCAACCACGAGAACCGGAGGCCGCCGGTGTTCGCCGGCGCTCTCGGGGTGGTGGTGATGAAGGAGGGACAGAGCCGCTTTGCCCAGCTGTGCAACCAGATCATCGGGCCGCTGGGGCAGGTCAGGGAGGGGAGCCGCTGGGCGCCGATGGGCGGGGACCCGGAGGCGTGGTACCGCCAGTCCTATGCCAACCACGCAGGCGGGGCGCCGCAGGTCAAGCGGATGGTGCTGGCCACGCGCGGCCTCGGCCTGCCCCGCTGA